A stretch of the Acidobacteriota bacterium genome encodes the following:
- a CDS encoding RES family NAD+ phosphorylase, whose product MTLPSAPASLPSDPTLIELPHGCRLVRVYDPGRGPWGTRRFFGPLSSARFDHHTPPTAIHPDRSVWYAASSLRGAVAEAFGKIGFLDRTSDRRIAMVRLNKPITVLDLLGAAGKRLKLTQEIATTTDYRLCQSYARAFYDQFPSVQGIRWRGREIGSVNLVLNDRTDFSLLALQVDLPLADSAVWTRIARAARNCRLDVI is encoded by the coding sequence GTGACCCTCCCTTCAGCGCCGGCTTCTCTCCCTTCCGACCCCACACTGATCGAACTTCCCCACGGGTGCCGGCTGGTGCGAGTTTATGACCCCGGACGGGGACCATGGGGCACCCGACGTTTCTTTGGCCCCCTGAGCAGCGCCCGTTTTGATCATCACACCCCTCCTACCGCAATTCATCCTGACCGGTCTGTTTGGTACGCCGCATCCTCCCTGAGGGGTGCGGTGGCTGAAGCCTTCGGCAAGATCGGCTTTCTGGACCGCACTTCTGACCGCAGAATCGCAATGGTCAGGCTCAATAAACCCATTACGGTCCTGGATCTGCTTGGTGCAGCCGGCAAGCGGCTCAAGCTGACTCAGGAGATCGCAACGACCACTGACTACAGGCTGTGCCAGTCCTATGCCAGAGCGTTCTATGATCAATTTCCGTCTGTTCAAGGAATCCGCTGGCGGGGACGGGAGATAGGTTCCGTCAACTTGGTCTTGAACGACCGAACCGATTTCAGCCTTCTCGCACTCCAAGTCGACTTACCTCTCGCTGACTCGGCTGTCTGGACCCGAATCGCCCGCGCAGCCCGAAATTGCCGATTGGACGTGATCTAG
- a CDS encoding helix-turn-helix domain-containing protein, whose amino-acid sequence MARRQPSLIDSTLDEYSARLGIRRGRLKMLAEAAKALGEPELEVLREMVRLAQNTRRSMESRRELAAGLCAAMEELWTASPEEDPLAEADEPLDSKEAAEASLWADTRIQANRARLLADCVTASEAGEMTNRSRQAVEKHRRERHLVALRVGREWRYPKWQFDIDGPRGLVPGLEEIVSNLHMSPFGVALWLTTPRSELDEESPIAALRKRKTAQVVRLAEEQGYLP is encoded by the coding sequence ATGGCCAGACGACAACCATCTCTGATCGACTCCACTCTGGACGAGTACTCCGCGCGCCTCGGCATCAGACGAGGACGGCTCAAGATGCTGGCCGAAGCGGCCAAAGCCCTGGGAGAACCCGAACTGGAAGTGTTGCGCGAGATGGTCCGTTTGGCCCAGAACACGCGCCGGTCCATGGAGAGCCGGCGGGAATTGGCAGCGGGACTGTGCGCTGCTATGGAGGAACTGTGGACGGCCTCTCCGGAGGAAGACCCGCTGGCTGAGGCAGATGAGCCGCTCGATTCCAAAGAAGCTGCCGAAGCCTCGCTGTGGGCCGACACTCGAATTCAGGCTAACCGGGCTCGGCTCTTGGCCGACTGCGTCACTGCCAGTGAAGCGGGCGAGATGACAAACCGCTCCCGCCAAGCGGTAGAGAAGCACAGGCGGGAGCGTCATCTCGTGGCGCTGCGGGTCGGGCGTGAATGGCGATACCCGAAGTGGCAGTTCGATATCGATGGCCCGCGGGGATTGGTTCCTGGCTTGGAGGAGATTGTCAGCAACCTCCATATGTCTCCTTTCGGTGTCGCCCTTTGGCTTACGACTCCCCGGAGCGAACTTGATGAGGAGTCTCCAATCGCCGCTCTACGCAAACGCAAGACCGCTCAAGTCGTTCGTTTAGCTGAAGAACAGGGTTACCTGCCGTGA